In one window of Pseudoliparis swirei isolate HS2019 ecotype Mariana Trench chromosome 15, NWPU_hadal_v1, whole genome shotgun sequence DNA:
- the tjp2a gene encoding tight junction protein ZO-2a isoform X1 — protein sequence MEATCTTVIRQNPFIPHEQYTCSHDNTLGSQGLQDPPPSHTHTHTHTHCRSTRFACFLFRWFCPQDPKMGFGIAVSGGRDNPNEGSGETSIVVSDVLPGGPGDGFLFENDRVIQVNAIPMEGAVHSFAVQTLRKCGKVAKITVKRPRKVPVNAVHRPPSPVDRVFNNDYNDDYNYDQDRRSVYSGRSAGGRDHSPERERYTDSGYQTRDYDRDYDRRDHGRSAERDPSPDRQYRRDGSRGRALERERSPERPYHGADRSPDRRFRSERALDRPASPDRRYRSERTLDRADSPDLRHGGRGRSFERGDQRKFEEPPMKRSGSRDRLARSPSPAAMPIPLARAAARDMEPLEKPMSIMLLKNRPHEEYGLRLGSQLFIKEMTSTGLASRDGNLQEGDIILKINGTATENLSLSDAGKLIEKSRGKLQLMVQRDKQQVLIRVPPMADSDSELDDISEIESYRSYSPPDGRRGHHSDLSSHSSNERLREKPREDPPSRLAKMGAMPTPFRLPDRAAQDKPPLQAEREEPRPETPPVPVHAAPRVHAAPKAPLKPSIEDQEVYGPNTVMVRFHKGDSVGLRLAGGNDVGIFIAGVQEDSAAEQEGLLTGDQIVKVNNMDFRGMVREDAVLYLLEIPKGEDVTILAQSKPEVYEDILESGRGDSFFIRTHFEYEKEAPLSLPFSRGQIFKVTDTLYDGKLGNWLAVRSDKDNQLREKGIIPSKSRAEQMANVQNAAGVTSGNDRGDFWRLRGQRAAKKKDLRKSREDLSAAPVTTKFPAYERVVLREAGFQRPVVIFGPISDAVNEKLANDMPGQFVVAKMEPKDAGSEKSSGVVRLNTIRQIIEQDRHALLDVTPKAVDTLNYTQWYPIVIFLNPDSKQGVKTMRSRLVPGSTRSARKLHEQAVKLRKSCSHLFTDTVNLNAANDAWYGSVKDSIQEQQDRAVWVCDGKLEGSEEDLDLQDDRMSYLSAMSADYLSMDSRLTSDYDDTADEGGAYTDNELDEPLDEPQPLSAIGRSSEPVLPDEKPHPEPRARMRRSGSRERLNRDPSPPLPHFVPDPPKVRTRTDSTRSYDSHSSSTVGSDPVGVNKPLPPPVALKPPVPRHGLPAEERGPAEDDPTNTSFLGKKMGDQIKAFEKMDHLARAQRILELQEAENARLEIAQKHPDIYAIPVKPPKPNLNRPQPIGSSSNPEQASRPPHSESRGYEEDEAEYRQQLVDQTKRGYFNPQRYNDTEL from the exons atggaggcGACGTGCACAACTGTAATCAGACAAAATCCTTTTATTCCACATGAACAATACACATGCAGCCATGATAATACACTGGGCTCACAGGGAttacaggacccccccccctctcacacacacacacacacacacacacactgcagatccACGAGATTTGCATGTTTTTTATTTCGTTGGTTTTGCCCTCAGGATCCGAAGATGGGCTTCGGCATCGCGGTGTCGGGGGGGCGAGACAACCCCAACGAGGGCAGCGGGGAGACGTCCATCGTGGTGTCCGACGTCCTGCCGGGAGGACCCGGCGACGGCTTCTTGTT TGAGAACGACCGCGTGATCCAGGTGAACGCCATCCCCATGGAGGGCGCCGTGCACTCCTTCGCCGTCCAGACCCTCAGGAAGTGCGGCAAAGTGGCCAAAATC ACGGTCAAGAGGCCCCGGAAGGTTCCGGTGAACGCGGTGCACCGCCCCCCGTCGCCCGTCGACCGGGTCTTCAACAACGACTACAACGACGACTACAACTACGACCAGGACCGCCGCAGCGTGTACAGCGGGCGCAGCGCGGGGGGGCGGGACCACAGCCCGGAGAGGGAGCGCTACACGGACTCTGGCTACCAGACGCGCGACTACGACCGCGACTACGACCGGCGGGACCACGGCAGGAGCGCGGAGAGGGACCCGAGCCCGGACCGGCAGTACAGGAGGGACGGCAGCAGGGGGCGCGCTCTGGAGCGAGAGCGCAGCCCGGAGCGGCCGTACCACGGCGCCGACCGCAGCCCGGATCGGCGCTTCCGCAGCGAGCGCGCCCTGGACCGGCCGGCCAGCCCGGACCGGCGGTACCGCAGCGAGCGGACGCTGGACCGCGCCGACAGCCCGGACCTGCGGCACGGCGGGCGCGGCCGCAGCTTCGAGCGCGGCGACCAGAGGAAGTTCGAGGAGCCGCCGATGAAGAGGAGCGGCAGCCGGGACCGCCTGGCGCGCTCGCCGTCGCCCGCCGCCATGCCCATCCCTCTGGCGCGGGCCGCCGCCCGGGACATGGAGCCGCTGGAGAAACCCATGAGCATCATGCTGCTGAAGAACCGGCCCCACGAGG AGTACGGCCTTCGTCTCGGCAGCCAGCTCTTCATCAAAGAGATGACGAGCACAGGACTGGCCAGCAGAGACGGGAACCTGCAGGAAGGAGACATCATCCTAAAG aTTAACGGCACGGCGACGGAGAACCTGTCGCTCAGCGACGCCGGGAAGCTGATCGAGAAGTCCCGCGGGAAGCTGCAGCTGATGGTGCAGCGGGACAAGCAGCAGGTTCTGATCCGAGTGCCGCCGATGGCCGACAGCGACTCTGAGCTGGACG aCATCTCCGAGATCGAGTCGTACCGCTCCTACTCGCCGCCGGACGGGAGGCGGGGCCACCACTCCGacctctcctcccactcctccaaTGAGAGGCTGAGGGAGAAGCCGAG AGAGGACCCGCCCAGCAGACTGGCAAAGATGGGCGCCATGCCGACGCCGTTCAGGCTTCCCGACAGGGCCGCACAGGACAAGCCCCCTTTGCAggcggagagggaggagccacGGCCGGAGACGCCTCCAG TCCCGGTCCACGCGGCGCCGCGGGTCCACGCTGCTCCCAAGGCGCCGCTGAAGCCCAGCATCGAGGACCAGGAGGTGTACGG GCCCAACACGGTGATGGTGCGCTTCCACAAAGGGGACAGCGTGGGGCTGAGGCTGGCGGGCGGGAACGACGTCGGCATCTTCATCGCCGGGGTCCAGGAGGACAGCGCCGCGGAGCAGGAGGGCCTCCTCACGGGAGACCAGATCGTGAAG GTGAACAACATGGACTTCCGGGGCATGGTGCGCGAGGACGCCGTCCTCTACCTCCTGGAGATCCCCAAAGGAGAAGACGTGACCATTCTGGCTCAAAGCAAGCCTGAAG TGTACGAGGACATTTTGGAGTCGGGCCGAGGGGACTCCTTCTTCATCCGGACCCACTTTGAGTACGAGAAGGAGGCTCCTCTGAGCCTGCCCTTCTCCAGAGGACAGATCTTCAAGGTCACGGACACGCTCTACGACGGCAAGCTGGGCAACTGGCTGGCCGTCCGCTCCGACAAGGACAACCAGCTGCGGGAGAAAGGCATCATCCCCAGCAagagccg GGCGGAGCAGATGGCCAACGTCCAGAACGCCGCCGGCGTGACGTCGGGCAACGACAGAGGAGACTTCTGGAGGCTGAGGGGTCAGCGGGCGGCCAAGAAGAAGGACTTGCGCAAGAGCCGAGAGGACCTGAGCGCCGCGCCCGTCACCACCAAGTTCCCCGCGTACGAGAGGGTGGTCCTACGGGAAG CCGGTTTCCAGAGGCCGGTCGTCATATTTGGGCCCATTTCCGACGCAGTGAACGAGAAGCTGGCCAACGACATGCCGGGCCAGTTTGTGGTCGCCA AAATGGAGCCCAAGGACGCAGGAAGTGAGAAGTCGTCCGGCGTGGTGAGACTGAACACCATCAGACAAATCATCGAGCAG gACCGCCACGCCCTGCTGGACGTGACGCCCAAAGCCGTGGACACCCTGAACTACACCCAGTGGTATCCCATCGTCATCTTCCTGAACCCGGACAGCAAGCAGGGCGTGAAGACCATGAGGAGCCGCCTGGTGCCCGGCTCCACGCGCAGCGCCCGCAAGCTGCACGAGCAGGCCGTGAAGCTGAGGAAGAGCTGCTCGCACCTCTTCACCG ACACCGTGAACCTGAACGCCGCCAACGACGCCTGGTACGGCAGCGTGAAGGACTCCATCCAGGAGCAGCAGGACCGCgccgtgtgggtgtgtgacggCAAG ctggaaGGCTCAGAGGAGGACCTGGACCTCCAGGACGACCGCATGTCCTACCTGTCGGCGATGAGCGCCGACTACCTGAGCATGGACAGCCGGCTCACCAGCGACTACGACGACACGGCGGACGAGGGCGGGGCTTACACCGACAACGAGCTGGACGAGCCGCTGGACGAGCCGCAGCCGCTGTCCGCCATCGGCCGCTCATCGGAGCCCGTGCTGCCGGACGAG AAGCCTCATCCTGAACCCCGGGCTCGAATGAGGCGGTCAGGGAGCCGGGAGAGGCTGAACAGAGACCCCAGCCCGCCCCTCCCTCATTTTGTCCCCGACCCTCCCAAG GTGCGCACTCGGACCGACTCCACCCGGAGCTACGACTCTCACTCCAGCAGCACCGTCGGCAGCGACCCGGTGGGCGTgaacaagcccctccccccccccgtggccCTGAAGCCCCCCGTCCCGCGTCACGGCCTCCCGGCGGAGGAGCGCGGCCCCGCGGAAGACGACCCCACCAACACATCCTTCCTGGGCAAG AAAATGGGTGATCAG ATAAAAGCTTTTGAGAAGATGGACCACCTGGCCCGAGCTCAGAGGATCCTGGAGCTGCAGGAGGCAGAAAATGCCAGA TTGGAAATCGCCCAGAAGCATCCAGACATCTACGCCATCCCAGTGAAACCGCCAAAGCCCAACCTCAACCGTCCTCAGCCAATCGG TTCGAGCTCCAATCCCGAGCAGGCCTCCCGGCCGCCGCACTCCGAGTCCAGGGGctacgaggaggacgaggcggAGTACCGCCAGCAGCTGGTGGACCAGACCAAGAGGGGCTACTTCAACCCGCAGAGGTACAACGACACGGAGCTGTAG
- the tjp2a gene encoding tight junction protein ZO-2a isoform X6, with translation MNPVMEETVWEQYTVTLQRDPKMGFGIAVSGGRDNPNEGSGETSIVVSDVLPGGPGDGFLFENDRVIQVNAIPMEGAVHSFAVQTLRKCGKVAKITVKRPRKVPVNAVHRPPSPVDRVFNNDYNDDYNYDQDRRSVYSGRSAGGRDHSPERERYTDSGYQTRDYDRDYDRRDHGRSAERDPSPDRQYRRDGSRGRALERERSPERPYHGADRSPDRRFRSERALDRPASPDRRYRSERTLDRADSPDLRHGGRGRSFERGDQRKFEEPPMKRSGSRDRLARSPSPAAMPIPLARAAARDMEPLEKPMSIMLLKNRPHEEYGLRLGSQLFIKEMTSTGLASRDGNLQEGDIILKINGTATENLSLSDAGKLIEKSRGKLQLMVQRDKQQVLIRVPPMADSDSELDDISEIESYRSYSPPDGRRGHHSDLSSHSSNERLREKPREDPPSRLAKMGAMPTPFRLPDRAAQDKPPLQAEREEPRPETPPVPVHAAPRVHAAPKAPLKPSIEDQEVYGPNTVMVRFHKGDSVGLRLAGGNDVGIFIAGVQEDSAAEQEGLLTGDQIVKVNNMDFRGMVREDAVLYLLEIPKGEDVTILAQSKPEVYEDILESGRGDSFFIRTHFEYEKEAPLSLPFSRGQIFKVTDTLYDGKLGNWLAVRSDKDNQLREKGIIPSKSRAEQMANVQNAAGVTSGNDRGDFWRLRGQRAAKKKDLRKSREDLSAAPVTTKFPAYERVVLREAGFQRPVVIFGPISDAVNEKLANDMPGQFVVAKMEPKDAGSEKSSGVVRLNTIRQIIEQDRHALLDVTPKAVDTLNYTQWYPIVIFLNPDSKQGVKTMRSRLVPGSTRSARKLHEQAVKLRKSCSHLFTDTVNLNAANDAWYGSVKDSIQEQQDRAVWVCDGKLEGSEEDLDLQDDRMSYLSAMSADYLSMDSRLTSDYDDTADEGGAYTDNELDEPLDEPQPLSAIGRSSEPVLPDEKPHPEPRARMRRSGSRERLNRDPSPPLPHFVPDPPKVRTRTDSTRSYDSHSSSTVGSDPVGVNKPLPPPVALKPPVPRHGLPAEERGPAEDDPTNTSFLGKKMGDQIKAFEKMDHLARAQRILELQEAENARLEIAQKHPDIYAIPVKPPKPNLNRPQPIGSSSNPEQASRPPHSESRGYEEDEAEYRQQLVDQTKRGYFNPQRYNDTEL, from the exons aacccggtgatggaggagaccgTGTGGGAGCAGTACACCGTCACGCTGCAGAGG GATCCGAAGATGGGCTTCGGCATCGCGGTGTCGGGGGGGCGAGACAACCCCAACGAGGGCAGCGGGGAGACGTCCATCGTGGTGTCCGACGTCCTGCCGGGAGGACCCGGCGACGGCTTCTTGTT TGAGAACGACCGCGTGATCCAGGTGAACGCCATCCCCATGGAGGGCGCCGTGCACTCCTTCGCCGTCCAGACCCTCAGGAAGTGCGGCAAAGTGGCCAAAATC ACGGTCAAGAGGCCCCGGAAGGTTCCGGTGAACGCGGTGCACCGCCCCCCGTCGCCCGTCGACCGGGTCTTCAACAACGACTACAACGACGACTACAACTACGACCAGGACCGCCGCAGCGTGTACAGCGGGCGCAGCGCGGGGGGGCGGGACCACAGCCCGGAGAGGGAGCGCTACACGGACTCTGGCTACCAGACGCGCGACTACGACCGCGACTACGACCGGCGGGACCACGGCAGGAGCGCGGAGAGGGACCCGAGCCCGGACCGGCAGTACAGGAGGGACGGCAGCAGGGGGCGCGCTCTGGAGCGAGAGCGCAGCCCGGAGCGGCCGTACCACGGCGCCGACCGCAGCCCGGATCGGCGCTTCCGCAGCGAGCGCGCCCTGGACCGGCCGGCCAGCCCGGACCGGCGGTACCGCAGCGAGCGGACGCTGGACCGCGCCGACAGCCCGGACCTGCGGCACGGCGGGCGCGGCCGCAGCTTCGAGCGCGGCGACCAGAGGAAGTTCGAGGAGCCGCCGATGAAGAGGAGCGGCAGCCGGGACCGCCTGGCGCGCTCGCCGTCGCCCGCCGCCATGCCCATCCCTCTGGCGCGGGCCGCCGCCCGGGACATGGAGCCGCTGGAGAAACCCATGAGCATCATGCTGCTGAAGAACCGGCCCCACGAGG AGTACGGCCTTCGTCTCGGCAGCCAGCTCTTCATCAAAGAGATGACGAGCACAGGACTGGCCAGCAGAGACGGGAACCTGCAGGAAGGAGACATCATCCTAAAG aTTAACGGCACGGCGACGGAGAACCTGTCGCTCAGCGACGCCGGGAAGCTGATCGAGAAGTCCCGCGGGAAGCTGCAGCTGATGGTGCAGCGGGACAAGCAGCAGGTTCTGATCCGAGTGCCGCCGATGGCCGACAGCGACTCTGAGCTGGACG aCATCTCCGAGATCGAGTCGTACCGCTCCTACTCGCCGCCGGACGGGAGGCGGGGCCACCACTCCGacctctcctcccactcctccaaTGAGAGGCTGAGGGAGAAGCCGAG AGAGGACCCGCCCAGCAGACTGGCAAAGATGGGCGCCATGCCGACGCCGTTCAGGCTTCCCGACAGGGCCGCACAGGACAAGCCCCCTTTGCAggcggagagggaggagccacGGCCGGAGACGCCTCCAG TCCCGGTCCACGCGGCGCCGCGGGTCCACGCTGCTCCCAAGGCGCCGCTGAAGCCCAGCATCGAGGACCAGGAGGTGTACGG GCCCAACACGGTGATGGTGCGCTTCCACAAAGGGGACAGCGTGGGGCTGAGGCTGGCGGGCGGGAACGACGTCGGCATCTTCATCGCCGGGGTCCAGGAGGACAGCGCCGCGGAGCAGGAGGGCCTCCTCACGGGAGACCAGATCGTGAAG GTGAACAACATGGACTTCCGGGGCATGGTGCGCGAGGACGCCGTCCTCTACCTCCTGGAGATCCCCAAAGGAGAAGACGTGACCATTCTGGCTCAAAGCAAGCCTGAAG TGTACGAGGACATTTTGGAGTCGGGCCGAGGGGACTCCTTCTTCATCCGGACCCACTTTGAGTACGAGAAGGAGGCTCCTCTGAGCCTGCCCTTCTCCAGAGGACAGATCTTCAAGGTCACGGACACGCTCTACGACGGCAAGCTGGGCAACTGGCTGGCCGTCCGCTCCGACAAGGACAACCAGCTGCGGGAGAAAGGCATCATCCCCAGCAagagccg GGCGGAGCAGATGGCCAACGTCCAGAACGCCGCCGGCGTGACGTCGGGCAACGACAGAGGAGACTTCTGGAGGCTGAGGGGTCAGCGGGCGGCCAAGAAGAAGGACTTGCGCAAGAGCCGAGAGGACCTGAGCGCCGCGCCCGTCACCACCAAGTTCCCCGCGTACGAGAGGGTGGTCCTACGGGAAG CCGGTTTCCAGAGGCCGGTCGTCATATTTGGGCCCATTTCCGACGCAGTGAACGAGAAGCTGGCCAACGACATGCCGGGCCAGTTTGTGGTCGCCA AAATGGAGCCCAAGGACGCAGGAAGTGAGAAGTCGTCCGGCGTGGTGAGACTGAACACCATCAGACAAATCATCGAGCAG gACCGCCACGCCCTGCTGGACGTGACGCCCAAAGCCGTGGACACCCTGAACTACACCCAGTGGTATCCCATCGTCATCTTCCTGAACCCGGACAGCAAGCAGGGCGTGAAGACCATGAGGAGCCGCCTGGTGCCCGGCTCCACGCGCAGCGCCCGCAAGCTGCACGAGCAGGCCGTGAAGCTGAGGAAGAGCTGCTCGCACCTCTTCACCG ACACCGTGAACCTGAACGCCGCCAACGACGCCTGGTACGGCAGCGTGAAGGACTCCATCCAGGAGCAGCAGGACCGCgccgtgtgggtgtgtgacggCAAG ctggaaGGCTCAGAGGAGGACCTGGACCTCCAGGACGACCGCATGTCCTACCTGTCGGCGATGAGCGCCGACTACCTGAGCATGGACAGCCGGCTCACCAGCGACTACGACGACACGGCGGACGAGGGCGGGGCTTACACCGACAACGAGCTGGACGAGCCGCTGGACGAGCCGCAGCCGCTGTCCGCCATCGGCCGCTCATCGGAGCCCGTGCTGCCGGACGAG AAGCCTCATCCTGAACCCCGGGCTCGAATGAGGCGGTCAGGGAGCCGGGAGAGGCTGAACAGAGACCCCAGCCCGCCCCTCCCTCATTTTGTCCCCGACCCTCCCAAG GTGCGCACTCGGACCGACTCCACCCGGAGCTACGACTCTCACTCCAGCAGCACCGTCGGCAGCGACCCGGTGGGCGTgaacaagcccctccccccccccgtggccCTGAAGCCCCCCGTCCCGCGTCACGGCCTCCCGGCGGAGGAGCGCGGCCCCGCGGAAGACGACCCCACCAACACATCCTTCCTGGGCAAG AAAATGGGTGATCAG ATAAAAGCTTTTGAGAAGATGGACCACCTGGCCCGAGCTCAGAGGATCCTGGAGCTGCAGGAGGCAGAAAATGCCAGA TTGGAAATCGCCCAGAAGCATCCAGACATCTACGCCATCCCAGTGAAACCGCCAAAGCCCAACCTCAACCGTCCTCAGCCAATCGG TTCGAGCTCCAATCCCGAGCAGGCCTCCCGGCCGCCGCACTCCGAGTCCAGGGGctacgaggaggacgaggcggAGTACCGCCAGCAGCTGGTGGACCAGACCAAGAGGGGCTACTTCAACCCGCAGAGGTACAACGACACGGAGCTGTAG
- the tjp2a gene encoding tight junction protein ZO-2a isoform X8, translated as MNPVMEETVWEQYTVTLQRDPKMGFGIAVSGGRDNPNEGSGETSIVVSDVLPGGPGDGFLFENDRVIQVNAIPMEGAVHSFAVQTLRKCGKVAKITVKRPRKVPVNAVHRPPSPVDRVFNNDYNDDYNYDQDRRSVYSGRSAGGRDHSPERERYTDSGYQTRDYDRDYDRRDHGRSAERDPSPDRQYRRDGSRGRALERERSPERPYHGADRSPDRRFRSERALDRPASPDRRYRSERTLDRADSPDLRHGGRGRSFERGDQRKFEEPPMKRSGSRDRLARSPSPAAMPIPLARAAARDMEPLEKPMSIMLLKNRPHEEYGLRLGSQLFIKEMTSTGLASRDGNLQEGDIILKINGTATENLSLSDAGKLIEKSRGKLQLMVQRDKQQVLIRVPPMADSDSELDDISEIESYRSYSPPDGRRGHHSDLSSHSSNERLREKPREDPPSRLAKMGAMPTPFRLPDRAAQDKPPLQAEREEPRPETPPVPVHAAPRVHAAPKAPLKPSIEDQEVYGPNTVMVRFHKGDSVGLRLAGGNDVGIFIAGVQEDSAAEQEGLLTGDQIVKVNNMDFRGMVREDAVLYLLEIPKGEDVTILAQSKPEVYEDILESGRGDSFFIRTHFEYEKEAPLSLPFSRGQIFKVTDTLYDGKLGNWLAVRSDKDNQLREKGIIPSKSRAEQMANVQNAAGVTSGNDRGDFWRLRGQRAAKKKDLRKSREDLSAAPVTTKFPAYERVVLREAGFQRPVVIFGPISDAVNEKLANDMPGQFVVAKMEPKDAGSEKSSGVVRLNTIRQIIEQDRHALLDVTPKAVDTLNYTQWYPIVIFLNPDSKQGVKTMRSRLVPGSTRSARKLHEQAVKLRKSCSHLFTDTVNLNAANDAWYGSVKDSIQEQQDRAVWVCDGKLEGSEEDLDLQDDRMSYLSAMSADYLSMDSRLTSDYDDTADEGGAYTDNELDEPLDEPQPLSAIGRSSEPVLPDEKPHPEPRARMRRSGSRERLNRDPSPPLPHFVPDPPKVRTRTDSTRSYDSHSSSTVGSDPVGVNKPLPPPVALKPPVPRHGLPAEERGPAEDDPTNTSFLGKIKAFEKMDHLARAQRILELQEAENARLEIAQKHPDIYAIPVKPPKPNLNRPQPIGSSSNPEQASRPPHSESRGYEEDEAEYRQQLVDQTKRGYFNPQRYNDTEL; from the exons aacccggtgatggaggagaccgTGTGGGAGCAGTACACCGTCACGCTGCAGAGG GATCCGAAGATGGGCTTCGGCATCGCGGTGTCGGGGGGGCGAGACAACCCCAACGAGGGCAGCGGGGAGACGTCCATCGTGGTGTCCGACGTCCTGCCGGGAGGACCCGGCGACGGCTTCTTGTT TGAGAACGACCGCGTGATCCAGGTGAACGCCATCCCCATGGAGGGCGCCGTGCACTCCTTCGCCGTCCAGACCCTCAGGAAGTGCGGCAAAGTGGCCAAAATC ACGGTCAAGAGGCCCCGGAAGGTTCCGGTGAACGCGGTGCACCGCCCCCCGTCGCCCGTCGACCGGGTCTTCAACAACGACTACAACGACGACTACAACTACGACCAGGACCGCCGCAGCGTGTACAGCGGGCGCAGCGCGGGGGGGCGGGACCACAGCCCGGAGAGGGAGCGCTACACGGACTCTGGCTACCAGACGCGCGACTACGACCGCGACTACGACCGGCGGGACCACGGCAGGAGCGCGGAGAGGGACCCGAGCCCGGACCGGCAGTACAGGAGGGACGGCAGCAGGGGGCGCGCTCTGGAGCGAGAGCGCAGCCCGGAGCGGCCGTACCACGGCGCCGACCGCAGCCCGGATCGGCGCTTCCGCAGCGAGCGCGCCCTGGACCGGCCGGCCAGCCCGGACCGGCGGTACCGCAGCGAGCGGACGCTGGACCGCGCCGACAGCCCGGACCTGCGGCACGGCGGGCGCGGCCGCAGCTTCGAGCGCGGCGACCAGAGGAAGTTCGAGGAGCCGCCGATGAAGAGGAGCGGCAGCCGGGACCGCCTGGCGCGCTCGCCGTCGCCCGCCGCCATGCCCATCCCTCTGGCGCGGGCCGCCGCCCGGGACATGGAGCCGCTGGAGAAACCCATGAGCATCATGCTGCTGAAGAACCGGCCCCACGAGG AGTACGGCCTTCGTCTCGGCAGCCAGCTCTTCATCAAAGAGATGACGAGCACAGGACTGGCCAGCAGAGACGGGAACCTGCAGGAAGGAGACATCATCCTAAAG aTTAACGGCACGGCGACGGAGAACCTGTCGCTCAGCGACGCCGGGAAGCTGATCGAGAAGTCCCGCGGGAAGCTGCAGCTGATGGTGCAGCGGGACAAGCAGCAGGTTCTGATCCGAGTGCCGCCGATGGCCGACAGCGACTCTGAGCTGGACG aCATCTCCGAGATCGAGTCGTACCGCTCCTACTCGCCGCCGGACGGGAGGCGGGGCCACCACTCCGacctctcctcccactcctccaaTGAGAGGCTGAGGGAGAAGCCGAG AGAGGACCCGCCCAGCAGACTGGCAAAGATGGGCGCCATGCCGACGCCGTTCAGGCTTCCCGACAGGGCCGCACAGGACAAGCCCCCTTTGCAggcggagagggaggagccacGGCCGGAGACGCCTCCAG TCCCGGTCCACGCGGCGCCGCGGGTCCACGCTGCTCCCAAGGCGCCGCTGAAGCCCAGCATCGAGGACCAGGAGGTGTACGG GCCCAACACGGTGATGGTGCGCTTCCACAAAGGGGACAGCGTGGGGCTGAGGCTGGCGGGCGGGAACGACGTCGGCATCTTCATCGCCGGGGTCCAGGAGGACAGCGCCGCGGAGCAGGAGGGCCTCCTCACGGGAGACCAGATCGTGAAG GTGAACAACATGGACTTCCGGGGCATGGTGCGCGAGGACGCCGTCCTCTACCTCCTGGAGATCCCCAAAGGAGAAGACGTGACCATTCTGGCTCAAAGCAAGCCTGAAG TGTACGAGGACATTTTGGAGTCGGGCCGAGGGGACTCCTTCTTCATCCGGACCCACTTTGAGTACGAGAAGGAGGCTCCTCTGAGCCTGCCCTTCTCCAGAGGACAGATCTTCAAGGTCACGGACACGCTCTACGACGGCAAGCTGGGCAACTGGCTGGCCGTCCGCTCCGACAAGGACAACCAGCTGCGGGAGAAAGGCATCATCCCCAGCAagagccg GGCGGAGCAGATGGCCAACGTCCAGAACGCCGCCGGCGTGACGTCGGGCAACGACAGAGGAGACTTCTGGAGGCTGAGGGGTCAGCGGGCGGCCAAGAAGAAGGACTTGCGCAAGAGCCGAGAGGACCTGAGCGCCGCGCCCGTCACCACCAAGTTCCCCGCGTACGAGAGGGTGGTCCTACGGGAAG CCGGTTTCCAGAGGCCGGTCGTCATATTTGGGCCCATTTCCGACGCAGTGAACGAGAAGCTGGCCAACGACATGCCGGGCCAGTTTGTGGTCGCCA AAATGGAGCCCAAGGACGCAGGAAGTGAGAAGTCGTCCGGCGTGGTGAGACTGAACACCATCAGACAAATCATCGAGCAG gACCGCCACGCCCTGCTGGACGTGACGCCCAAAGCCGTGGACACCCTGAACTACACCCAGTGGTATCCCATCGTCATCTTCCTGAACCCGGACAGCAAGCAGGGCGTGAAGACCATGAGGAGCCGCCTGGTGCCCGGCTCCACGCGCAGCGCCCGCAAGCTGCACGAGCAGGCCGTGAAGCTGAGGAAGAGCTGCTCGCACCTCTTCACCG ACACCGTGAACCTGAACGCCGCCAACGACGCCTGGTACGGCAGCGTGAAGGACTCCATCCAGGAGCAGCAGGACCGCgccgtgtgggtgtgtgacggCAAG ctggaaGGCTCAGAGGAGGACCTGGACCTCCAGGACGACCGCATGTCCTACCTGTCGGCGATGAGCGCCGACTACCTGAGCATGGACAGCCGGCTCACCAGCGACTACGACGACACGGCGGACGAGGGCGGGGCTTACACCGACAACGAGCTGGACGAGCCGCTGGACGAGCCGCAGCCGCTGTCCGCCATCGGCCGCTCATCGGAGCCCGTGCTGCCGGACGAG AAGCCTCATCCTGAACCCCGGGCTCGAATGAGGCGGTCAGGGAGCCGGGAGAGGCTGAACAGAGACCCCAGCCCGCCCCTCCCTCATTTTGTCCCCGACCCTCCCAAG GTGCGCACTCGGACCGACTCCACCCGGAGCTACGACTCTCACTCCAGCAGCACCGTCGGCAGCGACCCGGTGGGCGTgaacaagcccctccccccccccgtggccCTGAAGCCCCCCGTCCCGCGTCACGGCCTCCCGGCGGAGGAGCGCGGCCCCGCGGAAGACGACCCCACCAACACATCCTTCCTGGGCAAG ATAAAAGCTTTTGAGAAGATGGACCACCTGGCCCGAGCTCAGAGGATCCTGGAGCTGCAGGAGGCAGAAAATGCCAGA TTGGAAATCGCCCAGAAGCATCCAGACATCTACGCCATCCCAGTGAAACCGCCAAAGCCCAACCTCAACCGTCCTCAGCCAATCGG TTCGAGCTCCAATCCCGAGCAGGCCTCCCGGCCGCCGCACTCCGAGTCCAGGGGctacgaggaggacgaggcggAGTACCGCCAGCAGCTGGTGGACCAGACCAAGAGGGGCTACTTCAACCCGCAGAGGTACAACGACACGGAGCTGTAG